A portion of the Achromobacter sp. MFA1 R4 genome contains these proteins:
- a CDS encoding CysB family HTH-type transcriptional regulator: MNFQQLRSVREAVRRDFNLTDVSESLHTSQPGVSRQIRELEEEVGVDIFVRSGKRLIGLTPPGEQILPLVEQILQAADNIRQAGAEYAGATTGVLSIAATHSQARYALPPVIKEFRARYPEVVLHLHQGSPKQVSEMLLEGEADIGVATEAVADYPGLVNLPCYRWTHSIIVPPHHPLANTVAPTLSQLAAYPIITYGHGYTGRAHIDEAFARAGITPDIVMTAMDADVIKTYVELEMGVGIVASVAWDAERDTRLTAIDARHLFEINLTRLAARRGAWLRGYAYHFIELFVPTLTQTLVESALRGEGIGE, translated from the coding sequence ATGAATTTCCAGCAATTGCGCTCCGTGCGCGAAGCGGTGCGCCGCGATTTCAACCTGACCGACGTTTCCGAAAGCCTCCACACCTCGCAGCCGGGCGTGAGCCGCCAGATCCGCGAACTCGAGGAGGAGGTCGGCGTCGACATCTTCGTGCGGTCGGGCAAGCGGCTGATCGGCCTGACCCCGCCGGGCGAACAGATCCTGCCGCTGGTGGAACAGATCCTGCAGGCGGCCGACAACATCCGTCAGGCCGGCGCGGAGTACGCCGGCGCGACCACCGGCGTGCTGTCCATCGCCGCCACGCACTCGCAGGCGCGCTATGCGCTGCCGCCGGTGATCAAGGAGTTTCGCGCGCGCTATCCGGAGGTCGTGCTGCATCTGCACCAGGGTTCGCCCAAACAGGTTTCCGAGATGCTGCTCGAAGGCGAGGCCGATATCGGCGTGGCGACCGAAGCCGTGGCCGACTATCCCGGCCTCGTGAATCTGCCTTGCTACCGCTGGACGCACAGCATCATCGTGCCGCCGCACCATCCGCTGGCCAACACGGTGGCGCCCACGCTATCGCAGCTTGCCGCCTATCCCATCATCACGTACGGCCACGGTTACACGGGGCGGGCTCATATCGACGAGGCGTTCGCCCGCGCGGGGATCACGCCGGACATCGTCATGACCGCGATGGACGCCGACGTGATCAAGACCTACGTCGAGCTGGAGATGGGGGTGGGCATCGTGGCCTCGGTGGCCTGGGATGCCGAGCGCGATACGCGCCTCACGGCCATCGACGCGCGTCATCTGTTCGAGATCAACCTCACCCGGCTTGCGGCGCGCCGCGGCGCCTGGCTGCGCGGCTACGCCTATCACTTCATCGAACTGTTCGTGCCCACGCTGACCCAGACCCTCGTCGAAAGCGCCCTGCGGGGCGAAGGGATAGGCGAGTAA
- a CDS encoding VOC family protein, producing MSSILSIESVQLSFLARQAGAIREFYRHILGLHEVSSAGGARLAFALGNATLSLSPVSTLTPGVKADYLALRTDAFDAVRDRLHAAGHHPVCSAADAPQRVMYVKDPSGNQLALLG from the coding sequence ATGTCTTCCATTTTGTCCATCGAATCCGTCCAGCTTTCGTTTCTCGCCCGGCAGGCCGGCGCGATACGCGAGTTCTATCGCCACATCCTCGGGCTGCACGAGGTAAGCAGCGCGGGAGGCGCCCGCCTCGCCTTCGCGCTGGGCAATGCCACGCTTTCGTTGTCGCCGGTGTCCACCCTGACGCCGGGCGTGAAGGCGGACTACCTGGCCTTGCGCACCGACGCCTTCGACGCCGTGCGCGACCGCCTGCACGCGGCCGGCCATCATCCCGTCTGTTCGGCGGCGGACGCGCCGCAGCGCGTGATGTACGTGAAGGACCCCAGCGGCAACCAGCTTGCCTTGCTGGGTTGA
- the metC gene encoding cystathionine beta-lyase: MSHDPASQGDADLRTRLIHAGSPALRDGSGPVNVPVVRTSTVRFADSAAQHRLQAQRGAGDRVATYGRHGLDTHAALESAITTLEGGYRTLLAPSGLSAITLVFLALLKPGDHALVSDSVYAPVRKVDQVLLARQGITVEYFTPGRDALAGALRPQTRLLYLESPGSLLYEVLDLPALAAQARERDVVVAVDNTWGAGLYHQPLALGANLSIQAATKYLAGHSDVMMGSVTADSADLFGRIAATHDALGLSVGADDAYLTLRGIRTLDVRLSRHQANATDVAHYLAQHPDVAQVFYPPLPQDPGHALWRRDFSGANGLLTFSFTQPDPRAASVFVDALRYFSIGASWGGYESLALEAAPQRLAEHTGWAGGRSAVRLHVGLEHPADLIADLEQAFAAVRERLRLSA, translated from the coding sequence ATGAGCCACGATCCCGCTTCCCAGGGCGACGCCGATCTGCGCACGCGGTTGATCCATGCCGGTTCGCCGGCGCTGCGCGACGGCTCGGGTCCGGTCAACGTGCCGGTCGTACGCACCAGCACGGTCCGTTTCGCGGACAGCGCCGCCCAACATCGGCTGCAGGCGCAGCGCGGCGCCGGCGACCGGGTGGCGACTTACGGCCGCCATGGCCTGGATACCCATGCGGCGCTTGAATCCGCCATCACGACGCTCGAGGGCGGCTACCGCACGCTGCTGGCGCCGTCGGGGCTCTCGGCCATCACGCTCGTGTTCCTCGCCCTGCTCAAGCCCGGCGATCATGCGCTGGTGAGCGACAGCGTGTACGCGCCGGTGCGCAAGGTGGACCAGGTGCTGCTTGCGCGGCAGGGCATCACGGTGGAGTACTTCACGCCCGGCCGCGATGCGCTTGCCGGCGCGCTGCGGCCCCAGACGCGGCTGCTGTACCTGGAGTCGCCCGGATCCTTGCTCTACGAGGTGCTGGACCTGCCGGCGCTGGCGGCCCAGGCCCGCGAACGCGACGTGGTCGTGGCGGTCGACAATACCTGGGGCGCGGGCCTGTATCACCAGCCGCTCGCCCTGGGGGCGAACCTCTCGATCCAGGCGGCGACCAAGTACCTCGCCGGCCACTCCGATGTCATGATGGGCTCGGTCACGGCCGACAGCGCCGACCTGTTCGGCCGCATCGCGGCCACGCATGATGCGCTGGGACTGTCCGTGGGCGCGGACGACGCGTATCTCACCTTGCGCGGCATCCGCACGCTGGACGTGCGGCTCTCGCGCCATCAGGCCAATGCCACCGACGTGGCCCATTACCTGGCGCAGCATCCCGACGTCGCGCAGGTGTTCTATCCGCCGCTGCCTCAGGATCCGGGGCATGCGCTCTGGCGGCGCGATTTCAGCGGCGCCAATGGCCTGCTGACGTTTTCGTTCACGCAGCCCGATCCGCGTGCGGCGAGCGTGTTCGTGGATGCGCTGCGCTACTTTTCAATCGGCGCGTCGTGGGGCGGATACGAGAGCCTGGCGCTCGAGGCCGCGCCGCAGCGCCTGGCCGAGCACACGGGCTGGGCGGGCGGGCGCAGCGCGGTACGCCTGCACGTGGGCCTGGAGCACCCGGCCGACCTGATCGCCGACCTCGAGCAGGCGTTCGCGGCGGTGCGCGAGCGCCTGCGCCTGAGCGCCTGA
- a CDS encoding amino acid ABC transporter ATP-binding protein has protein sequence MPDTDSLVRLSDVHLSFGDTPVLKGIDINVRQGEAVSIIGPSGSGKSTILRCITGLLRPQQGGIHVGDVDVQALRRERDLIALRKRVGFVFQQYNLFPHMSVLENLVAAPIKVGGVPRGVARDRARALLARVHMEHKTDAYPDELSGGQQQRVAIARALALEPELILFDEVTSALDPEMVGEVLTVIRDLVDDGMTCVLVTHEMRFAEEVSDTVYFTEAGRIVESGRPDQLFGAPRSERTRAFLQRAAGGAPARRRADPFDALLSFDPLRLAV, from the coding sequence ATGCCCGACACTGATTCTCTGGTCCGCCTGTCCGACGTGCACCTGTCGTTCGGCGACACACCGGTCTTGAAAGGCATCGACATCAACGTGCGGCAGGGCGAGGCGGTGTCCATCATCGGCCCCTCGGGTTCCGGCAAGTCGACGATCCTGCGCTGCATCACGGGTTTGTTGCGCCCGCAACAGGGCGGGATTCATGTCGGCGACGTCGATGTGCAGGCGCTGCGCCGCGAACGCGACCTGATCGCGCTGCGCAAGCGGGTCGGCTTTGTTTTCCAGCAGTACAACCTGTTTCCGCACATGAGCGTGCTGGAGAACCTCGTCGCCGCGCCCATCAAGGTGGGCGGCGTGCCGCGCGGCGTGGCGCGGGACCGGGCACGGGCACTCCTGGCGCGTGTGCACATGGAACACAAGACCGATGCCTACCCCGACGAACTGTCCGGCGGGCAGCAGCAGCGCGTGGCCATCGCCCGCGCGCTGGCGCTAGAGCCCGAACTCATCCTGTTCGACGAAGTGACGTCGGCGCTGGATCCCGAGATGGTGGGTGAGGTGCTCACCGTGATCCGCGATCTCGTCGACGATGGCATGACTTGCGTACTTGTCACGCACGAGATGCGATTCGCCGAAGAGGTGAGCGACACCGTGTACTTCACCGAAGCCGGCCGCATCGTGGAGTCCGGCCGGCCGGACCAGCTCTTTGGCGCGCCGCGCAGCGAGCGCACGCGTGCCTTCCTGCAGCGCGCCGCCGGCGGGGCCCCGGCGCGGCGTCGCGCCGATCCGTTCGACGCATTGCTTTCCTTCGATCCCCTGCGGCTGGCGGTCTGA
- a CDS encoding amino acid ABC transporter permease: MANDTTLKLGRAGQAPGAWALMRGLLRDPWVIVLLLLALPALYWRVSGTTPVAVERLWYWWPALMRGLGMNVQISLLAMAMGTLLGLVVGAISLSPLAPLRASTRAYVLVFRNAPILVLVYFTTYVFPFEVPVAHWVLPFPDWIKVVIGLALPASANVAEIFRGAVQSIPAAQWEAAHSLGFARTQIFRTVILPQCLRRMLPPWMNLYASITMSTALASLVGVHDLVDTATVASNTVARTDFTILIYFTLLALFFAYCYPISRLTRYLERRHARH; encoded by the coding sequence ATGGCCAATGACACGACCCTCAAGCTGGGCCGCGCCGGGCAGGCGCCTGGCGCGTGGGCGCTGATGCGCGGCCTGTTGCGCGATCCTTGGGTCATCGTGCTGCTGTTGCTGGCCCTGCCGGCGTTGTACTGGCGGGTGTCCGGCACCACGCCGGTCGCCGTCGAAAGGCTCTGGTACTGGTGGCCGGCGTTGATGCGCGGGTTGGGCATGAATGTGCAGATCAGCCTGCTCGCCATGGCCATGGGCACCCTGCTCGGGCTGGTGGTGGGCGCGATCTCGCTCTCGCCGCTCGCGCCGCTGCGTGCGTCGACGCGCGCCTATGTGCTCGTGTTCCGCAATGCGCCGATCCTGGTGCTGGTGTACTTCACCACCTACGTGTTCCCGTTCGAGGTTCCGGTGGCACATTGGGTGCTGCCGTTTCCGGACTGGATCAAGGTGGTGATCGGGCTGGCGCTGCCGGCCTCGGCGAACGTGGCCGAGATCTTTCGCGGCGCGGTGCAGTCCATTCCGGCCGCGCAGTGGGAGGCGGCTCATTCGCTGGGCTTCGCCCGCACGCAGATCTTCCGCACGGTGATCCTGCCGCAATGCCTGCGCCGGATGCTGCCGCCCTGGATGAATCTCTACGCCAGCATCACGATGAGCACCGCGCTCGCTTCGCTGGTGGGCGTGCATGACCTGGTCGACACCGCCACGGTGGCAAGCAATACCGTGGCCCGGACCGACTTCACCATCCTTATTTATTTCACGCTGTTGGCGCTCTTTTTCGCCTACTGCTATCCCATTTCGCGCCTGACGCGCTACCTGGAGCGGCGCCATGCCCGACACTGA
- a CDS encoding amino acid ABC transporter permease — MTHSVLDGWVAFARPLGLNYAFVLDAGERAAFVHGLWVTLQLCAASIPVSLLFGVLIAAGLTSGQAWLTRPLAAFVELTRNTPTLVQLYCAFLVLNMLISQKLEGGNPITPFMWVVLVVSLHKAVFHAEALRAGIEAVPGVTLEAARSLAFSRAEILWRVQLPLALRFALPALVNNLVDLVKMTAIASAIAVGDVTYESIMIWSQRDNVLELLLLILLYFGLLTWLVSVAGRWLESRLRMPGYGQ, encoded by the coding sequence ATGACGCATAGCGTGCTTGATGGCTGGGTGGCGTTCGCCCGGCCGCTCGGCCTGAATTACGCCTTCGTCCTGGATGCCGGCGAACGCGCGGCGTTCGTGCACGGGTTGTGGGTCACGCTGCAACTGTGCGCGGCGTCGATCCCGGTGAGCCTGCTGTTCGGTGTGCTTATCGCGGCCGGACTGACCAGTGGACAAGCCTGGCTCACGCGGCCGCTCGCGGCCTTCGTGGAGCTCACGCGCAACACGCCCACGCTGGTTCAGCTTTACTGCGCGTTCCTCGTCCTCAATATGCTGATTTCGCAAAAGCTGGAGGGGGGAAACCCTATTACGCCCTTCATGTGGGTCGTGCTGGTGGTGTCCTTGCACAAGGCCGTGTTCCATGCCGAAGCGCTACGCGCAGGCATCGAGGCGGTGCCGGGCGTCACGCTTGAAGCGGCCCGCTCGCTGGCGTTCTCGCGCGCAGAGATCCTGTGGCGCGTGCAATTGCCCCTGGCGCTGCGTTTTGCCTTGCCCGCCCTCGTGAACAATCTGGTGGATCTGGTCAAGATGACGGCCATCGCATCGGCGATCGCCGTGGGCGACGTGACCTACGAGTCGATCATGATCTGGTCGCAGCGCGACAACGTGCTCGAGCTCTTGTTGTTGATCCTGCTGTACTTCGGCCTGCTGACCTGGCTGGTGAGCGTGGCCGGCCGCTGGCTCGAAAGCCGTCTGAGGATGCCCGGCTATGGCCAATGA
- a CDS encoding aminotransferase class I/II-fold pyridoxal phosphate-dependent enzyme, which translates to MTASLFPALLSPRARAAEISPIAAASAQAARLRAEGRSIVTLTAGEPDFDTPAAIKQAAVAALQDGQTKYTPTAGTWPLREAIARGYEARHALRVDARDVLVSNGGKQVIYLAFNATLDAGDEVIVPAPYWPTFPDSVRVNGGTPVIVPTRAEDGFKITPSALRQALTPRTRWLVLNSPANPTGAVYRAAELAALAAVLRQHPDVLVLWDELYEEVWIGEPPAHWLAVAPDFQGRTLLVNGVSKAYAMTGWRIGWGTGPTGLIAALEAVQSQVSSGPSAIGQAAALAALEGAADGFVQEARAAYARRARLIGQGLSAVPGLQVHAPAGSFFAWIGVQGLIGAIRPDGRVIDDDGGFVDWLLDAEGVAVVRGAAYGLSPYFRLSFATSDAQLELAVERIARAVKALRAAPAVRKTAKETA; encoded by the coding sequence ATGACCGCCAGCCTGTTTCCCGCCTTGCTCTCGCCACGCGCCCGCGCCGCGGAAATCTCGCCCATCGCCGCCGCCAGCGCCCAGGCCGCGCGCCTGCGCGCCGAAGGCCGATCCATCGTCACGCTCACCGCCGGCGAACCCGATTTCGACACGCCGGCCGCGATCAAGCAGGCCGCCGTGGCCGCGTTGCAGGACGGCCAGACCAAGTACACCCCCACCGCGGGCACCTGGCCGCTGCGCGAGGCGATCGCGCGGGGCTACGAGGCGCGCCACGCTCTGCGTGTCGACGCGCGCGATGTGCTGGTCTCCAATGGCGGCAAGCAGGTGATCTACCTGGCCTTCAATGCCACGCTGGATGCCGGCGATGAGGTGATCGTGCCCGCGCCGTACTGGCCGACGTTCCCCGACAGCGTGCGCGTCAACGGCGGCACCCCTGTCATCGTGCCCACGCGGGCCGAGGACGGGTTCAAGATCACGCCGTCCGCGTTGCGCCAGGCGCTCACGCCCCGGACCCGCTGGCTGGTGTTGAACTCGCCCGCGAATCCCACCGGCGCGGTCTACCGCGCGGCCGAGCTCGCCGCGCTGGCCGCGGTCCTGCGCCAGCACCCCGACGTGCTGGTGCTGTGGGACGAGCTTTACGAAGAAGTATGGATCGGCGAGCCGCCCGCGCACTGGCTGGCCGTCGCGCCCGACTTCCAGGGGCGCACCTTGCTGGTGAACGGCGTCTCGAAGGCCTATGCGATGACGGGATGGCGCATCGGCTGGGGCACGGGGCCTACGGGCCTGATCGCCGCGCTCGAGGCCGTGCAGTCGCAAGTGTCGTCGGGCCCCAGCGCGATCGGGCAGGCCGCCGCGCTCGCGGCGCTCGAGGGCGCCGCGGACGGCTTTGTGCAAGAGGCGCGCGCCGCGTACGCGCGGCGGGCCCGCCTGATCGGGCAGGGCCTGTCCGCCGTGCCCGGGCTGCAGGTGCATGCTCCGGCAGGATCATTTTTTGCCTGGATCGGCGTCCAGGGCCTGATCGGCGCCATCCGTCCCGATGGCCGCGTCATCGACGACGACGGCGGCTTCGTGGATTGGCTGCTCGACGCCGAGGGCGTGGCGGTGGTGCGCGGCGCCGCCTACGGCCTGTCGCCTTACTTCCGTCTGTCGTTTGCCACCTCGGATGCTCAGCTTGAACTGGCCGTCGAGCGGATCGCGCGCGCCGTGAAGGCCTTGCGGGCTGCGCCCGCGGTGCGGAAGACGGCGAAGGAGACGGCATGA
- a CDS encoding transporter substrate-binding domain-containing protein, which yields MTQRATRRSRWAIALAAAVALPGLATQARADATLDKVRQRGKLVVGVDGASPPFGVLDPATGKIGGFQAELGADIARRLGVALETVPVTASTRVQFLQAGKVDLLIANIQWTQERSEILSYAPTPYNLVGGAAMVSRKSGIKRWEDLRGKVACVSQGSNFAKPLQETYGAVVKGLRNIPESLLALKGGTCDASVHIQPALYETLHGKSASEWTAFELATSVPLIPSPTVIWTRRGEADTRAFVDGVIRDWHRTGRLVAEAEKWNVPADYLRQSQQRAQRGEFDAAPPEPATR from the coding sequence ATGACGCAGCGCGCTACACGTCGTTCTCGCTGGGCCATCGCGTTGGCCGCCGCCGTCGCGCTGCCCGGCCTGGCCACGCAGGCCCGCGCCGACGCCACTCTCGACAAGGTGCGACAGCGCGGCAAGCTGGTCGTGGGCGTGGATGGCGCGAGCCCTCCGTTTGGCGTGCTGGACCCCGCCACGGGCAAGATCGGCGGATTTCAGGCGGAACTTGGCGCCGATATCGCTCGCCGCCTGGGCGTGGCACTGGAGACCGTCCCGGTTACGGCGTCCACGCGCGTGCAGTTCCTGCAGGCCGGCAAGGTCGATCTGCTGATCGCCAACATCCAGTGGACCCAGGAGCGCAGCGAGATCCTGAGCTACGCGCCCACGCCTTACAACCTGGTGGGCGGGGCGGCCATGGTGTCCAGAAAGAGCGGGATCAAGCGCTGGGAAGACCTGCGCGGCAAAGTGGCCTGCGTGTCGCAAGGCAGCAACTTCGCCAAGCCCCTGCAGGAAACCTACGGCGCGGTGGTCAAGGGGTTGCGCAACATTCCGGAGTCGTTGCTCGCGCTCAAGGGGGGAACCTGCGACGCCTCCGTGCATATCCAGCCTGCGCTCTACGAGACCCTGCATGGCAAGAGCGCGTCGGAGTGGACGGCATTCGAACTCGCCACGTCGGTCCCGCTGATTCCGTCTCCCACGGTGATCTGGACGCGCCGCGGCGAGGCCGACACGCGCGCCTTCGTCGATGGCGTGATCCGCGACTGGCATCGGACCGGCCGTCTGGTCGCGGAGGCCGAAAAGTGGAACGTCCCTGCCGATTACCTGCGGCAGTCGCAGCAACGGGCGCAACGCGGCGAGTTCGACGCCGCGCCGCCGGAGCCGGCGACGCGCTGA
- a CDS encoding transporter substrate-binding domain-containing protein → MGVAHADATQDKIRERGKVTIGVLANGGVFGSLDPATQQLVGWNPELARKLGEGLGVPVELVQVQTPTRVQFLISGKVDLLIASMELNPERAEILGYAPTPFYRVGGAAATRKNSGVTRWEDLRGKPVCVSQGSSYAKPLAADYGADVKGYKTSSDSLLALKGGLCVAAVHDSTLIHPLLKNNAEWADFHAPIATDVLPANSVVWTRKGEAETIAAVDKVIQDWHRTGWLIQTEKRLGITPPQPLLQELHDKAGKGGGA, encoded by the coding sequence ATGGGCGTCGCTCACGCCGACGCCACGCAAGACAAGATCCGCGAGCGCGGCAAGGTGACCATCGGGGTGCTCGCCAACGGCGGCGTGTTCGGTTCGCTCGATCCGGCCACCCAGCAGTTGGTGGGCTGGAATCCCGAACTGGCGCGCAAGCTGGGCGAAGGCCTGGGCGTGCCCGTGGAGCTTGTGCAGGTGCAGACGCCGACCCGCGTGCAGTTCCTGATCTCCGGCAAGGTGGACCTGCTGATCGCCTCGATGGAACTCAACCCGGAGCGGGCAGAGATCCTGGGCTACGCACCCACGCCGTTCTACCGGGTGGGCGGCGCGGCAGCCACCCGCAAGAACAGCGGCGTGACCCGCTGGGAAGACCTGCGCGGCAAACCGGTGTGCGTGTCGCAGGGCTCCAGCTATGCCAAGCCGCTCGCTGCCGACTACGGCGCGGACGTGAAGGGCTACAAAACCTCGTCGGATTCCCTGCTCGCGCTCAAGGGCGGCCTGTGCGTGGCCGCGGTTCACGATTCCACGCTGATTCATCCGCTCTTGAAGAACAACGCCGAATGGGCCGACTTCCATGCGCCCATCGCGACGGATGTGCTGCCGGCGAACTCGGTGGTCTGGACGCGCAAGGGCGAGGCCGAGACCATCGCCGCGGTCGACAAGGTCATCCAGGACTGGCATCGCACCGGTTGGCTGATCCAGACGGAGAAGCGCCTGGGCATCACGCCACCGCAGCCGCTGTTGCAGGAGCTGCACGACAAGGCCGGGAAGGGGGGCGGAGCATGA
- a CDS encoding ABC transporter permease produces MPAPLISALVSRLPALARTAARTILHALPTVAGVILLSFFLMQAVPGDAADVIAAESGSATADSMAATRKQFGLDLPVLQQLGNYLHHLARLDLGLSPRYNTPVVDLIASRLGNTALLMSAALGTALLAGIALGAVMASFVGRWPDRLLSLAALLLYSTPGFWLGLMAIILLSVQLGWLPPGGVGTLGADTHGLARLLDVARHLVLPTLALAGFYVAIFARLTRAAMLEVSRQDFVRTARAKGVAPLQVTLRHVLRNALMPVLTVAGLNFGTLLGGAVVVETVFSWPGLGRLAYESVMARDYVVLMGILILSSLLVIIANIVVDLAQAALDPRVRTR; encoded by the coding sequence ATGCCCGCCCCTCTCATCTCCGCCCTCGTCTCCCGCCTGCCCGCCCTCGCGCGCACCGCCGCCCGCACCATCCTGCACGCACTGCCCACGGTGGCGGGCGTGATCCTCTTGAGCTTTTTCCTGATGCAGGCGGTGCCCGGCGACGCGGCTGACGTAATCGCCGCGGAATCCGGTTCGGCCACCGCCGACAGCATGGCCGCCACACGCAAGCAATTCGGGCTCGACCTGCCGGTATTGCAGCAACTGGGCAACTATCTGCACCATCTGGCCCGCCTCGATCTGGGACTCTCTCCGCGCTACAACACGCCGGTCGTGGACCTGATCGCCAGCCGGCTCGGCAACACTGCCCTGCTCATGAGCGCGGCGCTTGGGACGGCCCTGCTGGCGGGCATCGCGCTCGGCGCCGTGATGGCCTCGTTCGTCGGGCGCTGGCCCGACCGGCTGCTGTCGCTCGCGGCGTTGCTGCTGTATTCGACGCCCGGCTTCTGGCTGGGCCTCATGGCGATCATCCTGCTTTCGGTGCAGCTTGGCTGGCTGCCGCCGGGCGGCGTCGGCACGTTGGGCGCCGACACGCACGGGCTCGCCCGCCTGCTGGACGTCGCGCGCCATCTGGTGCTGCCGACGCTGGCGCTCGCCGGCTTCTACGTCGCGATCTTCGCGCGCCTGACGCGCGCGGCCATGCTGGAGGTGAGCCGCCAGGATTTCGTGCGCACCGCGCGCGCCAAGGGTGTGGCGCCGTTGCAGGTCACGTTGCGCCATGTGCTGCGTAATGCGCTGATGCCCGTGCTCACCGTCGCCGGCCTGAACTTCGGCACGCTGCTCGGCGGCGCGGTCGTGGTCGAGACGGTCTTCAGCTGGCCTGGGCTGGGACGGCTGGCATACGAGTCGGTGATGGCGCGCGACTACGTGGTCCTGATGGGCATCCTCATTCTTTCTTCGCTGCTCGTGATCATCGCGAACATCGTGGTCGACCTGGCCCAGGCCGCGCTCGATCCCCGCGTGCGCACCCGCTGA
- a CDS encoding ABC transporter permease translates to MTTTTFSHAPAPRATALGRFFTNPAALAGLALLAIVTCAALSAPWLFPNDPLDMVGAPLAWPGQDPAFPLGTDTMGRDVAAGLAHGARVSLLVGLAAAALSLGIGVVVGAAAGYYGGWTDRVLVRLTELFQTIPAFLLVIVLVAIAQPSVPVIALAIGVSSWPVVARLVRAEFRSLVHAEFVQAARAQGYGHARIVLAEILPNALPPIIVTTSVLVANAILMESALSFMSLGDPNVVSWGSMIGDARDMLRTAWYLAALPGLSIVATVLALNLLGDAANDAFNPRLAR, encoded by the coding sequence ATGACGACCACCACGTTTTCTCACGCCCCAGCCCCGCGCGCTACCGCGCTCGGCCGCTTCTTCACGAATCCTGCGGCCCTGGCCGGACTGGCGCTGCTCGCGATCGTGACCTGCGCGGCGTTGAGCGCGCCCTGGCTGTTCCCGAATGATCCGCTCGACATGGTCGGTGCGCCGCTGGCCTGGCCCGGTCAGGACCCGGCCTTTCCGCTGGGCACGGACACCATGGGGCGCGACGTCGCCGCCGGCCTGGCGCACGGGGCGCGCGTGTCATTGCTGGTGGGCCTTGCCGCCGCGGCGCTGTCGTTGGGTATCGGGGTGGTCGTCGGCGCGGCGGCTGGCTACTACGGCGGCTGGACGGACCGCGTGCTGGTGCGGCTCACTGAGCTGTTCCAGACCATCCCCGCCTTCTTGCTGGTGATCGTGCTCGTGGCGATCGCCCAACCCTCGGTGCCCGTGATCGCGCTGGCGATCGGCGTATCGTCCTGGCCCGTGGTGGCCCGGCTCGTGCGCGCGGAGTTCCGGTCGCTGGTCCATGCCGAATTCGTGCAGGCCGCGCGCGCGCAGGGCTATGGACACGCGCGCATCGTGCTGGCGGAGATCCTGCCCAATGCCCTGCCGCCCATCATCGTGACCACCTCCGTGCTGGTCGCCAACGCCATCCTGATGGAATCGGCGCTGTCTTTCATGAGCCTGGGCGATCCCAACGTCGTGTCGTGGGGCAGCATGATCGGCGACGCGCGCGACATGTTGCGCACCGCCTGGTATCTGGCCGCGCTGCCCGGCCTGTCCATCGTCGCCACCGTACTCGCGCTCAATCTGCTGGGCGATGCCGCGAACGATGCCTTCAACCCCCGACTGGCCCGCTGA